The genomic stretch gaacATCATGAATAAAGAAAAAAGTAGGGACAAGACGTATGACAGAAACAAGACGCGTCATCGATGGAAGGAACGGGAGCTCAATTCTGGATATTCTGATTGGGCAAATACATCTGAAGGATGATGGCACGCCAGCTTGCTAGATTTCGAAAACGTGTTGTGACAGTTCCTTCTGTTTCTCCTGTTTCTAGTTCTCCTGAAGCAACTTACATTACCTCATCTCAGGTAGCGCAGCTATGAATTGGTCCAACAAAAACTTTACATACAACTACATTGAGCTCCCAATGGACTAGATGCCAACATCATGCTTTGAATACAATGCAGTGACTTGACAAAGAGCACATCAAAAGTAGATAATCATTTCCGGGGAAGAAAAAAGACTGATGGTGCAATGAAAAGTTGACTTATCTTAAAGTATTGATATTCCGGTCAGGGGTACTTTACATTAATAGGTTGCCCTAGACTTGACACAAAACATACTCGGAAATGTATGAATTCAAACTTCTGCAGAGACGATGGGTTGAATTCGATCAAAAGTTTTTTTCCTCCAGGTAAGCTTTGACTTGGGGGTAAATTACATCGCTCTCCGTCCCCCGAAAAGTTTGCACCAGTCCTTTTCGTCGGTACCAGTCCACGAGTGGTGCCGTAACCTAGGTTGTTTTAAGAAGCACACAGTGTTAACACTTATTCGTCAACTTGACTAATGAACGAATACACAAAACACAATGTATTTACCTTGTCATACGCTGCCAGTCGAGTCCGAACAGATTCAGGTTTATCGTCGTCACGTTGGACCAAAGGTTCTCCAGTCACATCGTCCTTACCGACAGCTTTGGGTGGCTTGTAGGAATAGGAATAAATTCGTCCTGACGCTGGGTGTATCCATCGGTCGGCAATCCGTTCGACGATCGTGTTGGTCGGAATATCCAAATTTACCACCGTATCAATGTGAGCAACTTCCTCCAAAGCTTGCGCTTGTTGTAGTGTCCGAGGAAAACCATCAAGCAGCAAGCTTCGTCCTTCTTCGATATATGGTTTCGCGTCGTCCATCAGAAGATTGATCATAAGCGAATCCGGCACCAGCTTACCAGATTCCATAAAGGATTTGGCCTCTTTCCCGAGTTGCGTACCCTCGTTTACGTGTTGCCGTAGCAAGTCGCCTGTCGATACGTGGTGGAATCGAGGAAAGTCCTGGAGAAATAAAGACCGCAGCAATCTTAGATACATAGGACATGCCAATGCACAAACACTGACCACTGTACAGCATACAATAGCATTCCAAAGTGGCGTACCTTGAGGATCTTTCCCGAAATCGTTCCTTTTCCCCCACCAGGCTTTCCTAAAATAAGCATCATCTGTGATTCTTCTTCTGGCGATTCCAGGGGCTGTGTTGACATGAAGGATCGCTGTTGGGCGTCGACGGCAAAGAGGCGCCGGGACGTAGTGGCGGACTGGACTGTACCGAGCGAACGAGGAGCGGTCCTGCACAGAGAAATTGTAAACAACATTTTGCAAAGTTGTCTTTAGAGGTCAGTTCCAAAAAAGATATCGACTAATGAAAATTGAAGCGAAAGAGTCGCTATTGTACGACCCGAACGCGGAGATGAACGATCAATACTATCGCTGGTAGAAAAACCGGGCGTTTGGGTCTTTTTCTAGGAGGGAAGCAAGGCACAGAATTTTGGCAACCCGAGGTATCCTTGTGATGATCACGCGTTCCTGTGCAGGTGCAGAAAACCATGGAGAACGGAAGGGTGTCATGAAAAGAGAtcgatgatgacgagggCTTGTCCAAGTTCAAGTCTGTCCGGACAAAGGACAGTCTGATTCTTAGCGCACGAGAACGTACCGTGTAAACATTGTAACATACGCTATCAAGTACCCGGAAATGTCGTAGAAGACGACATCCAATGTCGCATCCTTTTTGAATTCGACAGAAGGAAAAATggtttaactgtaaattccGGGTTTCTCTGAACGAGGCTGACCTCTTCATTCGGAAAGCGTTTCCGTACTGGGGACAATGACCGCGACTTTGCCACGCACAAGGCGCGAGGACAACCCTCTCCGCGGTGAGTAattcgattgactgtgagtacctTCGCTTTGCGCGTGAACTTCTACAATACATTTGGCACCAGTCCAACGCACATCCCAGTCGAGCCCTTACATTCACACACACGTACGAAAGAGGATAAACTTGATCAGACTTGTGTATATTTCCCTTCCTCTTTTCGGCGTGCACCGTCCAACGGCTGCTAGTTACGCGACCCGGCAAGAATCGCATGCCGGGGATTCCCATGCGCAATCGACCCAACGCTAGATCCAACGGTCCCACAGGATCAGAACAAAACAATATGCACGGGCGAGGCCATCGAAATGGTTACGACGTTGAAGGGGGCGGTCGTCGAAACGATGCCAACGCCAATATTCTCGAATCCCAAAACAACGATCGCATAAATGAACTTTCGGATCATGTCGCTCGGCTCAAGGGACTTACCATAGATATTGGAAATGAAGTTCGAGAGCAAAACTCGCTGCTGGACAATATGGGCGATGGATTCGAAAATACTAGAGATATGCTGGCAGGGTCGCTGAGACGAATCGGGACCATGTTGGAGTCGGGTGGTATGAAACACATGTGCTACATGGTTGCATTTTGCGTCTTTGTCATGTTGTTTCTTTGGTGGCTCATGTCACACAAGGGAACAAGCGGTGCTTAGAAAATTCAGTATAAGATATGCTATATAAGCAAATTACGAGGCAATTGGAATACAATGTTGAGACGCGCTTCATTCTTCACTGATTCCCCACACACACTTGGACGATAAAACTATATCTATTTCTACTCCTGACTATGAGAGGTAATGCGAAAAAATTTGTTACAGCGTTGGTGGAACGCAGAACACGCTATTGTGTCGAGTGCAAATGAGAGCTTGCTGTTTTCTCAATTCCCGGTGGCGACGCAACTACCCTCTCGCGACGCAGTCAAAGTATCCCATTCAAGCTTGCCGGCAGATCGATTTATGTGACAGTTGTAATTCCAAAATTACTTGCACCTACCTTCTTCGTATCCACCGCCAGGCTTTTTTCCAAACGGGAGCTGTTGTTTGAAACTCGGCTTCATCGACAATGTCTGCCCGATTCTTACGAATCTCCGCGTCAGTCCACATACCGTAGGAACCAGCGGCTGCTTCATACTCGGCTTGGCTCAACTGAGATGCGTACGTTGCATCTCGCGAAGATTGTTTGGCCGCCTCCTGTGCCGATTCATCTTTGTTGCTTTCTACGACGACGTGCGAATCCAGAAGCGTCTTCCACAAACCATCCGATACGGGTGTTGCCCGACCGTACCGGACTAGAGAGAGGCCCACGTCGGTGGACTGGAATTGTGCTAGTTTGGGACGATAGTACAAGCGACCAATAGCAATTTGGGATTGGGTAGTTTTTGAGCTTGAGAAATCCAGCTCGGGGATATCACGCTTGCTTTTGCGCATGCCAATACGACTCGCTGTACCTAAGCGTTGCTCATTGGTGTCATCACCTTGATCCAT from Phaeodactylum tricornutum CCAP 1055/1 chromosome 12, whole genome shotgun sequence encodes the following:
- a CDS encoding predicted protein (similarity to Bet1 SNARE component), with translation MPGIPMRNRPNARSNGPTGSEQNNMHGRGHRNGYDVEGGGRRNDANANILESQNNDRINELSDHVARLKGLTIDIGNEVREQNSLLDNMGDGFENTRDMLAGSLRRIGTMLESGGMKHMCYMVAFCVFVMLFLWWLMSHKGTSGA
- a CDS encoding predicted protein is translated as MLILGKPGGGKGTISGKILKDFPRFHHVSTGDLLRQHVNEGTQLGKEAKSFMESGKLVPDSLMINLLMDDAKPYIEEGRSLLLDGFPRTLQQAQALEEVAHIDTVVNLDIPTNTIVERIADRWIHPASGRIYSYSYKPPKAVGKDDVTGEPLVQRDDDKPESVRTRLAAYDKVTAPLVDWYRRKGLVQTFRGTESDVIYPQVKAYLEEKNF